The Opitutales bacterium ASA1 genome window below encodes:
- a CDS encoding DUF502 domain-containing protein, translating into MRQPFLKSIRTAFVAGVIVLAPLAVTIYVFKWLVGLVGGSYRDFFFFFVPVDLLTKRELILLWDSLATVIVLLLVTLLGYLSRYVVGRFFLIQAERIMNRLPFVNAIYRTAKQIVVTISHQQKAVFQKVVLIQFPRPGLYAIGFLTSETRGEAQDRTSAQLCNVFVPTTPNPTSGFLIMVPRPDLIEMDMSVGDGMKLIISGGAVVPPWGGTMAQPTVSGPMPAGAVAAASADVLGTPVDR; encoded by the coding sequence ATGCGCCAACCGTTCCTGAAATCGATCCGTACGGCCTTCGTGGCCGGGGTCATCGTCCTCGCACCCCTCGCGGTGACGATCTACGTGTTCAAGTGGTTGGTCGGGCTGGTCGGCGGTAGCTACCGCGACTTCTTTTTCTTCTTCGTCCCGGTGGATCTGCTCACCAAGCGCGAGCTGATCCTTCTTTGGGACTCGCTCGCCACGGTGATCGTGCTGCTGCTCGTGACGTTGCTCGGGTACCTTTCGCGCTACGTCGTCGGGCGTTTCTTCCTCATCCAAGCCGAGCGGATCATGAACCGCCTGCCCTTCGTCAACGCGATCTACCGCACGGCGAAACAGATCGTGGTGACGATTTCCCACCAGCAGAAGGCAGTCTTCCAAAAGGTCGTGCTCATCCAGTTCCCCCGTCCCGGGCTCTACGCCATCGGCTTCCTCACGAGCGAGACACGCGGGGAAGCGCAGGACCGCACGTCCGCGCAGCTCTGCAACGTGTTCGTGCCCACCACGCCGAACCCGACCAGCGGCTTTCTGATCATGGTCCCGCGGCCGGATCTGATCGAAATGGACATGTCCGTGGGGGATGGGATGAAGCTGATCATCTCCGGCGGAGCGGTCGTGCCTCCTTGGGGCGGCACGATGGCGCAACCTACGGTGAGCGGACCGATGCCTGCCGGTGCGGTCGCCGCGGCCTCGGCCGACGTGCTTGGCACGCCTGTGGACCGCTGA
- a CDS encoding tetratricopeptide repeat protein yields the protein MNPSKRSSQDEAKPAGGTERWPIGGVFAGVLVALLFVYLPSLRGDFLWDDAGHVTSPALQSWSGLWRIWFEPGATQQYYPLLHTAFWLEHRVWGDATVGYRLVNVLWHAISACLLIAILRRMAVPGATFAGLLFAVHPVCVESVAWIAEQKNTLSTLFYLAAALAWLRFEEERLPRRYVVASAWFVAALLTKTVTATLPAALLVVAWWRRGRISWRDDARPLAPWFVLGVGAGLFTAWFERTGIGAHGADFALGFVERGLLAGRVVWFYLGKLVWPTELAFFYPRWVIDAGVWWQWLFPLAALSAIGAAAWWSRRDRAPLAVALLFGGSLFPALGFLNVYPFVFSFVADHFQYLASLSVFAGLGAVGARAVRDGAKPWASWSVAAIVLVVLGALARAQSRHYVDVVTLYRATLENSPESWVAHHNLASELAARGDHQQALFHAERAVALKPDFAEALNNLADNLVHVGRAHEALALLERASSLQPRYAEAANTTGIALAQLGRFDEAIESFRKAIEFQPSLVGAHFNLGFTLAGRGAFSDAIPHFQEAVRLEPEHASAELHWGIALALTGRMSDARPHFARALRLEPKSADMRQTYGRVLATVGELDAAVLQWYDALHLDPSLPGLQGELAGALRRLGRVDEARQVEAMAVGGG from the coding sequence ATGAATCCCTCGAAACGCTCTTCGCAGGACGAAGCGAAACCCGCAGGCGGCACCGAGCGCTGGCCCATCGGCGGCGTGTTTGCGGGAGTGCTCGTGGCGCTCTTGTTCGTCTACCTGCCGAGTCTGCGCGGCGACTTCCTGTGGGACGATGCGGGGCACGTCACGAGCCCGGCGTTGCAGTCGTGGTCGGGTTTGTGGCGCATCTGGTTCGAGCCCGGTGCGACGCAGCAGTATTACCCGCTGTTGCATACGGCGTTCTGGCTGGAGCATCGCGTTTGGGGTGATGCGACCGTCGGTTACAGGCTCGTCAACGTGCTCTGGCATGCGATCTCCGCGTGCCTGTTGATCGCGATCCTGCGGCGCATGGCCGTGCCCGGTGCGACGTTCGCCGGTTTGTTGTTCGCCGTGCATCCGGTGTGCGTCGAATCGGTCGCATGGATCGCCGAACAGAAGAACACGCTTTCGACGCTGTTCTACCTCGCGGCGGCGCTGGCGTGGTTGCGATTCGAGGAGGAGCGATTGCCGCGGCGGTATGTCGTGGCCTCGGCTTGGTTCGTCGCAGCGCTGCTCACCAAGACGGTCACGGCCACCTTGCCGGCGGCATTGCTCGTGGTGGCATGGTGGCGTCGCGGACGAATCTCGTGGCGGGACGATGCTCGGCCGCTGGCACCGTGGTTCGTACTGGGAGTAGGGGCCGGGTTGTTCACGGCGTGGTTCGAGCGCACGGGAATCGGCGCGCACGGTGCCGACTTCGCGTTGGGCTTCGTCGAGCGTGGTTTGTTGGCCGGACGGGTCGTGTGGTTCTATCTCGGCAAGCTCGTGTGGCCGACGGAACTCGCGTTCTTCTATCCGCGCTGGGTGATCGATGCAGGCGTGTGGTGGCAGTGGTTGTTTCCGCTCGCGGCTTTGAGTGCGATCGGGGCCGCCGCGTGGTGGAGTCGGCGCGACCGCGCACCGCTCGCTGTGGCGCTTCTGTTCGGCGGCTCGTTGTTTCCGGCGCTCGGCTTTTTGAACGTGTACCCGTTCGTGTTCTCCTTCGTCGCGGACCATTTCCAGTATCTGGCGAGCCTGAGCGTGTTCGCCGGACTCGGTGCGGTGGGCGCTCGGGCGGTGCGCGATGGTGCGAAGCCGTGGGCGTCGTGGTCGGTTGCGGCGATCGTGCTCGTGGTGCTCGGGGCTCTCGCTCGGGCACAGAGCCGGCACTACGTCGACGTCGTCACGCTCTACCGGGCGACCTTGGAAAACAGCCCCGAGAGTTGGGTGGCCCATCACAACCTCGCCTCGGAGTTGGCCGCGCGCGGCGACCACCAGCAAGCACTGTTTCACGCCGAACGCGCGGTGGCGTTGAAGCCCGACTTCGCGGAGGCGTTGAACAACCTCGCGGACAATCTCGTGCACGTCGGGCGCGCGCACGAGGCGCTTGCTTTGTTGGAGCGTGCTTCTTCGCTGCAGCCGCGTTACGCCGAGGCGGCGAATACGACCGGGATCGCATTGGCGCAACTCGGTCGCTTCGACGAGGCGATCGAAAGCTTCCGCAAGGCGATCGAGTTTCAGCCCTCGCTCGTGGGGGCGCACTTCAACCTCGGCTTCACATTGGCGGGGCGAGGAGCGTTCTCCGACGCCATCCCGCATTTCCAAGAAGCGGTGCGCCTAGAGCCCGAGCACGCGAGCGCAGAGCTGCACTGGGGCATCGCGCTCGCCCTCACGGGACGCATGTCGGACGCGCGCCCGCATTTCGCTCGTGCATTGCGACTCGAACCGAAGTCGGCCGATATGCGGCAGACCTACGGCCGAGTGCTCGCGACCGTGGGCGAACTCGATGCGGCCGTGCTCCAGTGGTACGATGCGTTGCATCTCGATCCGTCGCTCCCGGGCTTGCAGGGGGAGCTTGCGGGGGCGTTGCGTCGCCTCGGTCGCGTCGATGAAGCAAGGCAGGTCGAGGCGATGGCGGTCGGCGGAGGTTGA
- a CDS encoding MFS transporter gives MSNPTPAPASGGLSTREYLGYALGDTASNLFFKTFGFFLAYYYVDVWGLDAKAVAAMFLWVRLWDAVNDPIMGAIADRTRTRWGKFRPYLLWMAIPYGVCGYLLFADPDIEGGGKLVYAYITYTLMLMAYTAINVPYSSLLGVLSPSSIIRTRASSFRFVGAFGGGLLVTLGVRPLVRALGGDDEVLGFQLTMALFAALSIAMFWVAFATTRERVEPPPGQRTDLRRELVELAGNWPWVTLLIAAIFSTTFIFMRDSATIFYFKYVAGDDGSPVFFGTFDLFTVFIATGAACQMIGAGCLSLFAGRVDKRKLAAALSVVTGVCYGIFWFLPPQSFGLMVLLNCIAALAMGPTSALVWAMYADVADFGEWKYGRRSTGLVYSASLFALKTGTMCAGWLVPMLLSWYGFVPNVDQTPRALLGITLAFTLFPCLFACLKGAAIWLYPLDKDKVATIERELAARRTAS, from the coding sequence ATGTCCAACCCCACCCCCGCTCCCGCTTCCGGCGGGTTGTCGACGCGCGAGTATCTCGGTTACGCGCTCGGCGACACCGCCTCGAATCTCTTCTTCAAGACCTTCGGCTTCTTCCTCGCCTACTACTACGTGGACGTATGGGGGCTCGACGCGAAGGCGGTGGCCGCGATGTTTCTGTGGGTGCGGCTGTGGGATGCCGTGAACGACCCGATCATGGGCGCGATCGCCGACCGCACGCGCACGCGCTGGGGCAAGTTCCGACCCTACCTGCTGTGGATGGCGATCCCGTACGGCGTTTGTGGATACCTGCTCTTCGCCGATCCCGACATCGAGGGCGGGGGCAAGTTGGTCTACGCCTACATCACCTACACGTTGATGTTGATGGCCTACACGGCGATCAACGTCCCCTACTCTTCCCTGCTCGGCGTGCTCAGTCCTTCCTCGATCATACGCACGCGAGCCTCGAGCTTCCGTTTTGTCGGTGCGTTCGGAGGCGGGTTGCTCGTGACGCTCGGCGTGCGCCCCCTCGTGCGTGCGCTCGGAGGCGACGACGAGGTGCTCGGCTTCCAACTCACGATGGCTTTGTTCGCCGCGCTCTCCATCGCGATGTTCTGGGTGGCGTTCGCCACGACGCGTGAACGGGTCGAACCTCCACCCGGACAGCGTACCGATCTGCGCCGCGAACTGGTGGAACTCGCCGGCAATTGGCCGTGGGTCACGCTTCTGATCGCGGCGATCTTCTCGACGACGTTCATCTTCATGAGGGACAGCGCGACGATCTTCTACTTCAAGTACGTGGCCGGCGACGACGGCAGCCCGGTGTTTTTCGGGACGTTCGATCTCTTCACCGTGTTCATCGCGACCGGTGCCGCATGCCAGATGATCGGCGCTGGCTGCCTCAGTCTCTTCGCCGGACGAGTGGACAAACGCAAACTCGCGGCGGCGCTCTCGGTCGTGACGGGAGTTTGCTATGGGATCTTCTGGTTCCTGCCACCGCAGTCGTTCGGCCTGATGGTGCTGCTCAACTGCATAGCAGCCCTCGCGATGGGACCGACGTCCGCGCTGGTCTGGGCGATGTATGCCGACGTGGCCGACTTCGGAGAATGGAAGTACGGTCGCCGCTCGACCGGGCTGGTCTACTCGGCGTCGCTCTTCGCCCTGAAGACGGGCACGATGTGCGCCGGTTGGTTGGTGCCGATGCTGTTGAGCTGGTACGGCTTCGTGCCCAACGTCGACCAGACGCCTCGCGCGCTCCTCGGCATCACGCTCGCTTTCACCCTCTTTCCTTGCCTTTTCGCGTGTCTGAAGGGTGCGGCGATCTGGCTGTATCCACTCGACAAGGACAAAGTCGCGACGATCGAACGCGAGCTGGCCGCACGCCGCACCGCGTCCTGA
- a CDS encoding helicase C-terminal domain-containing protein: MHLSATDRTIALAVREFAEFTTGPSRSGAVRFDPQRARLGQVWHDELRRQTTTDRPDAAFEVPLDCTLAIGGWSIRLTGRIDQVLPATAPASAGPEGEKPSGAIVREVKTVMRPLPVAEDDLRSEYRSYFLQLAAYQCLHVPANGGRDGPLAGELVFVEPATGFVQVVPQSGAVAEELFHARLGELRAFADGRLAGLERLRNLSFRPAFATPRPGQETVLDDLRAAAARSPVVLFEAPTGFGKTGCALEYALEELRTGRLTRLIYLTGKSTGQLQVVRQLSHMVGHPPGATWWQIRNKGEHCVNEVYHCFRDACRFLDGQEERWPGSGLQRFAHDASLPRDLETLRAAGREACICPYEITRATLPFTDVWIADYNYLFSPHNRTFLGEMPGFEPEHTLLVIDEAHNLPARVADAYSSELDHVAARRVLGALDVVGAPAAFLSAWEALVLFLARIEPADTLDPLLEAELLDHLAAIHRLLEGAVLDFTALGPAASETLFLAASLHDSSERGSRALPELVWSPARGVIAFTCLDASEAIADTLREYGHVVFLSATLSPVEVFERQCGLGRIGVEPAFLAARTPWRDAAYTVAVDARVDTRYDKRSRWFATTAATIVALHTAGDGPVVAFFSSYAYAEKVLGELDARHPAVRPVLQPRTRDLAAQTAFLEDALAFSDVILLVLGSSFAESIDLLGGRVSGAVVVGPALPEVNAVQRARLTALRGRTRDEAFREVYQIPGMVKVNQALGRLVRAPGHRARVILHCRRFAELSYQRLLAPEYQMGETLADDADFARWLGR, from the coding sequence ATGCACCTGTCCGCAACCGACCGCACGATCGCTTTGGCCGTGCGCGAGTTCGCCGAGTTCACCACCGGCCCCTCGCGCAGCGGTGCAGTGCGTTTCGATCCGCAACGCGCGCGGCTCGGCCAAGTGTGGCACGACGAGTTGCGCCGGCAGACGACCACCGATCGCCCGGACGCCGCCTTCGAGGTGCCGCTCGACTGCACGCTCGCGATCGGCGGCTGGAGCATTCGCCTGACCGGACGCATCGATCAGGTGCTGCCTGCGACGGCTCCGGCGAGCGCGGGACCCGAAGGCGAAAAGCCCTCCGGCGCGATCGTGCGCGAGGTGAAGACCGTGATGCGTCCTCTACCCGTCGCCGAGGACGATCTGCGGAGCGAATACCGCTCGTACTTCCTCCAACTCGCGGCCTACCAGTGCCTGCACGTGCCGGCGAACGGCGGTCGCGACGGGCCGCTCGCAGGCGAACTCGTGTTCGTGGAGCCGGCCACCGGTTTCGTGCAGGTCGTGCCGCAAAGCGGTGCTGTCGCCGAGGAGTTGTTTCACGCGCGCCTCGGAGAATTGCGTGCCTTCGCGGATGGCCGTCTCGCGGGCCTGGAGCGTTTGCGCAACCTGTCTTTTCGGCCTGCGTTCGCGACACCGCGTCCCGGGCAGGAAACGGTGCTCGACGATCTGCGCGCCGCCGCCGCGCGATCGCCCGTGGTGTTGTTCGAGGCCCCGACCGGCTTCGGCAAGACCGGCTGCGCCCTCGAATACGCGCTCGAAGAACTCCGCACCGGCCGCCTCACGCGCCTGATCTACCTCACCGGGAAATCCACCGGCCAACTCCAGGTCGTGCGCCAACTCTCGCACATGGTCGGCCATCCGCCGGGCGCGACGTGGTGGCAGATCCGCAACAAGGGCGAGCATTGCGTCAACGAGGTGTACCACTGTTTCCGCGACGCGTGCCGTTTCCTCGACGGGCAGGAGGAACGTTGGCCCGGCAGCGGGCTGCAACGTTTCGCGCACGACGCCAGCCTGCCGCGCGATTTGGAAACGCTGCGCGCAGCCGGCCGCGAGGCGTGCATCTGCCCCTACGAAATCACGCGCGCGACGCTTCCCTTCACCGACGTCTGGATCGCCGACTACAACTACCTCTTCTCGCCTCACAACCGCACGTTTCTCGGCGAGATGCCCGGCTTCGAACCGGAGCACACGCTGCTCGTGATCGACGAAGCACACAACCTCCCCGCGCGCGTGGCCGACGCCTACTCCAGCGAGCTCGATCACGTCGCCGCGCGTCGCGTGCTCGGCGCGCTCGACGTGGTCGGCGCGCCCGCCGCGTTCCTCTCGGCTTGGGAGGCGCTCGTGCTCTTTCTCGCCCGTATCGAACCTGCGGATACGCTCGATCCGTTGCTCGAGGCCGAACTGCTCGACCACCTCGCCGCGATCCACCGCCTACTCGAGGGTGCAGTACTCGACTTCACCGCGCTCGGCCCGGCGGCGAGCGAGACGCTCTTCCTCGCCGCCTCGCTTCACGACTCCAGCGAACGCGGCTCGCGCGCGCTGCCCGAGCTCGTCTGGTCGCCCGCTCGAGGCGTGATCGCGTTCACCTGCCTCGATGCCTCGGAAGCGATCGCAGACACGTTGCGCGAGTACGGACACGTCGTGTTCTTGTCGGCCACGTTGTCACCGGTGGAGGTGTTCGAACGCCAGTGCGGACTGGGACGCATCGGAGTCGAACCGGCGTTTCTCGCCGCCCGCACACCTTGGCGCGACGCCGCCTACACCGTCGCCGTGGATGCGCGCGTGGACACGCGCTACGACAAACGCAGCCGTTGGTTCGCGACGACCGCCGCCACGATCGTCGCGCTGCACACCGCGGGCGATGGGCCGGTGGTGGCGTTTTTCTCGTCCTACGCCTACGCCGAAAAGGTCCTCGGCGAGCTCGACGCCCGCCACCCGGCCGTGCGCCCGGTTCTGCAGCCGCGCACGCGCGACCTCGCCGCGCAGACGGCGTTTCTCGAGGACGCGCTCGCGTTCTCCGACGTGATCCTGCTCGTGCTCGGCAGCAGCTTCGCCGAAAGCATCGATCTGCTCGGCGGACGCGTGAGCGGCGCGGTCGTGGTCGGGCCGGCGCTTCCGGAGGTGAACGCCGTGCAGCGCGCGCGCCTCACCGCCTTGCGCGGTCGCACGCGCGACGAGGCGTTTCGCGAGGTCTACCAGATCCCCGGCATGGTGAAGGTGAACCAAGCACTCGGCCGCCTCGTCCGGGCACCGGGTCACCGCGCTCGCGTGATCCTGCACTGCCGGCGCTTCGCTGAACTCTCCTACCAACGCCTTCTCGCTCCGGAATACCAGATGGGCGAAACCCTCGCGGACGACGCCGATTTCGCCCGTTGGTTGGGGCGTTGA
- the pyrR gene encoding bifunctional pyr operon transcriptional regulator/uracil phosphoribosyltransferase PyrR, with protein sequence MGTRKTIPSGEIDTALRRLARSIAERHRDTPGLVLLGIARGGVPLCRRLASAVSLELERGVAQGILNVAFHRDDIGRKPIPSYSDETVIPGDLEGASVVLVDDVLFSGRTVRAAIEEVFSHGRPARVELAVLVDRGNRRLPFAADYVGFVESTAPDEKVRVSLHETDPAQDRITIENPA encoded by the coding sequence GTGGGCACGCGCAAAACCATCCCCTCCGGCGAGATCGACACGGCCCTGCGCCGCCTCGCCCGGAGCATCGCCGAACGTCATCGCGACACGCCCGGGCTCGTCCTGCTCGGTATCGCCCGCGGCGGCGTCCCCCTCTGCCGCCGCCTCGCCTCCGCCGTCTCGCTCGAACTCGAGCGCGGCGTTGCGCAAGGCATCCTCAACGTCGCCTTCCACCGCGACGACATCGGTCGCAAACCCATCCCGTCCTACAGCGACGAGACGGTGATCCCCGGTGACCTCGAAGGCGCATCCGTCGTGCTCGTCGACGATGTCTTGTTTTCCGGTCGCACCGTGCGCGCCGCCATCGAGGAGGTGTTCTCCCACGGCCGACCCGCTCGAGTCGAACTCGCCGTGCTCGTCGACCGCGGCAACCGCCGCCTGCCCTTCGCCGCCGACTACGTCGGTTTCGTCGAATCGACCGCGCCCGACGAGAAGGTGCGCGTCTCGCTCCACGAGACCGACCCTGCCCAAGACCGAATCACCATCGAAAATCCAGCATGA
- a CDS encoding aspartate carbamoyltransferase catalytic subunit, with protein MSANATHASWTRKDFISIEELSVAEIEQVFAVTAAFKRTLVRTHKKVPALRGKTIVNLFLEPSTRTRVAFEMAAKLLSADVISLDMAASSTTKGETLRDTAQNIQALNADMIVIRHAAAGSPGYLSRLLRVPVINAGDGAHEHPTQAMLDCFTLRERLGDLSGRKITILGDILFSRVARSNIWALTKLGAEVTLVGPSTLVPHWFTEFGVKVSHDLRSALADAQAVMLLRIQHERQTSSHFPSLGEYTSMFGLNKTRAAWLHPDAIIMHPGPINRGVEIDSQLADSDRSVILEQVTNGIAVRMAVLYLCAGGSPEAVATPDAPSI; from the coding sequence ATGAGCGCGAACGCCACCCACGCCTCTTGGACCCGCAAGGACTTCATCTCGATCGAAGAACTTTCGGTCGCCGAGATCGAACAGGTGTTCGCCGTCACCGCGGCGTTCAAACGCACCCTCGTCCGCACCCACAAGAAAGTGCCCGCCCTGCGCGGCAAGACGATCGTCAACCTCTTCCTCGAGCCCAGCACGCGCACGCGCGTCGCGTTCGAGATGGCCGCCAAGCTCCTCTCTGCCGACGTCATCTCGCTCGACATGGCTGCGAGCAGCACGACGAAGGGCGAGACCCTCCGCGACACCGCCCAGAACATCCAGGCGCTCAACGCCGACATGATCGTGATCCGCCACGCCGCCGCCGGCTCGCCGGGCTACCTCTCGCGGTTGTTGCGCGTGCCCGTGATCAACGCCGGCGACGGCGCACACGAGCACCCCACGCAAGCGATGCTCGATTGCTTCACCCTGCGCGAGCGACTCGGCGATCTCTCCGGCCGCAAGATCACGATCCTCGGCGACATTCTCTTCAGCCGCGTCGCTCGCTCCAACATCTGGGCTCTCACCAAGCTCGGCGCCGAGGTCACGCTCGTCGGCCCCTCCACGCTCGTGCCGCACTGGTTCACGGAGTTCGGCGTGAAGGTATCGCACGATCTCCGTAGTGCTTTGGCGGATGCACAGGCCGTGATGCTCCTGCGCATCCAGCACGAACGCCAGACGTCCTCCCACTTCCCCTCGCTCGGCGAATACACGAGCATGTTCGGCCTCAACAAGACACGCGCCGCGTGGCTCCACCCCGACGCCATCATCATGCACCCGGGCCCCATCAATCGTGGCGTCGAGATCGACTCCCAACTCGCCGACTCCGATCGCTCCGTGATCCTCGAACAGGTGACCAACGGCATCGCCGTCCGCATGGCCGTGCTCTACCTCTGCGCCGGCGGCTCCCCCGAAGCCGTCGCCACGCCCGACGCCCCCTCGATCTAG
- a CDS encoding dihydroorotase gives MSHILWIKNGRVIDPASGRDAVGDVFAVDGRFTATLDTPQRDSARIIDAAGLVVCPGLVDIHVHLREPGQTHKETIQTGSWAAAAGGFTTIVCMPNTSPPADNPGTIQLIQDAIKREAVVRVYPTGCITVGQKGQALAGIGSLKRAGCVAITDDGLCVQDNELMRRALEYAGMFGLPVMDHCQDESLTRGSVMHEGIVSTRLGLRGWPAAAEDIIVSRDVVLSTHTGAHVHLQHMSSGTAVEIVRRAKLRNVRVTCEATPHHIALTDDAAGTYDTNFKMNPPLRTEADRRAIIDGLKDGTIDCLATDHAPHTDYEKDKEFDYAPFGIVGLETALPVSLDVLHRQEGMSLLDVLALFTCKAARILNLDAGTLAVGAPADVAIFDPEEKWTMSATTSLSKSLNSPWIGRELVGRVRHTIVGGRIVYDQGRIRAD, from the coding sequence ATGTCCCACATCCTCTGGATCAAGAACGGCCGCGTGATCGACCCCGCCTCGGGTCGCGACGCCGTGGGCGACGTGTTCGCCGTCGACGGTCGCTTCACCGCCACGCTCGACACGCCTCAACGCGATTCCGCTCGCATCATCGACGCCGCCGGCCTCGTCGTTTGCCCGGGCCTCGTCGACATCCACGTGCATCTCCGCGAACCGGGCCAGACGCACAAGGAAACCATCCAGACCGGCTCCTGGGCCGCCGCCGCCGGTGGGTTCACCACGATCGTGTGCATGCCCAACACGTCGCCGCCTGCCGACAACCCCGGCACGATCCAGCTCATCCAAGACGCCATCAAACGCGAGGCCGTGGTCCGCGTCTACCCCACCGGCTGCATCACCGTCGGCCAGAAGGGCCAGGCCCTCGCCGGCATCGGCTCGCTCAAGCGTGCGGGCTGCGTCGCCATCACCGACGACGGCCTCTGCGTGCAGGACAACGAACTCATGCGCCGCGCCCTCGAATACGCGGGCATGTTCGGTCTCCCCGTCATGGACCACTGTCAGGACGAGAGTCTCACGCGCGGCTCCGTCATGCACGAAGGCATCGTCTCCACCCGCCTCGGTCTGCGAGGTTGGCCCGCCGCCGCCGAGGACATCATCGTGTCGCGCGACGTCGTCCTCTCCACCCACACCGGCGCGCACGTCCACCTCCAGCACATGAGTTCCGGCACCGCGGTCGAGATCGTGCGCCGCGCCAAGCTCCGCAACGTCCGCGTCACCTGCGAAGCCACCCCGCACCACATAGCCCTCACCGACGACGCCGCCGGCACCTACGACACGAACTTCAAGATGAACCCGCCGCTGCGCACCGAAGCCGACCGCCGCGCCATCATCGACGGGCTCAAGGACGGCACGATCGACTGCCTCGCCACCGATCACGCTCCGCACACCGACTACGAAAAGGACAAGGAGTTCGACTACGCCCCCTTCGGCATCGTCGGCCTCGAGACCGCACTACCCGTCTCGCTCGACGTCCTGCATCGCCAGGAAGGCATGTCGCTGCTCGATGTTCTCGCCCTCTTCACCTGCAAGGCCGCGCGTATTCTGAATCTGGATGCAGGCACGCTCGCCGTCGGCGCCCCGGCCGACGTCGCGATCTTCGACCCCGAAGAAAAATGGACGATGAGCGCCACGACGAGTCTCTCCAAGTCGCTCAACTCACCTTGGATCGGCCGCGAACTGGTCGGCCGCGTCCGCCACACGATCGTCGGTGGCCGGATCGTCTACGACCAGGGCCGGATCCGGGCGGACTGA